In Paenibacillus durus, the DNA window CGCATATACGAATGTCGGCTTACCCATCCATTGGGCAAGCTTGATAATGCCGAGATAATAGGGAATGGATTTGCCGCTGGTTACATCCTGCAGCAGGCTCCCTCCGCCGCTGATTAGCCCTGCGCTCTCTCCTATGGCACGTCGGACATCGGCCAGCTTCATACGGTGCACGGATTCGACGCCGTAGGTGGCGGTGGTCCATTCCGGATCGATAGACAACACTACCGGTTCAATGGAAATGCCCAAAAGCTCGGACTGGCGCTTTAGAGCATTAAGAATGGATTGAAGCACCGCTTCATCACCGCTGTTGCGGAAGCCGTAGTAACCGGACAACACTATTTTTTGAGCAGGGGCGACCATCGTTTCCAACATCCTTCCGCAATTTGCCACACAATTACCGCAATGACACCCAGGATGAGCCCAAGCCCAAGTCCCAGTAGACCACGAACAAGCGAAATTAGAACAGGCGAGTGAATATGGGCGAACGTATCCACCATTGATAATTGGCCGATAACGGCGACAATCATGAGATAGGCAGCATTCCGGTACTTAAGAGCCAGGAAGGCACCAAGAATAAACAATGGATGAGCGAGCATAAATTCCTTGCTGCGCGGACGAACGCCGAAGGCACTTTCCATGAAGTTACGGAATGCCAGTTCATAAGAGCTTGCGGTGCCGCTGTTGCCGGTGCGGCTTAGATAGTACAGCCCGACCACGCCAAGCACCGCAGCCGCAATAACCATCGCCAGCGTGACCGGTGTTCTTAGAAGTTTACCCGTTTTATTTAGAGCAAAATCACCACGGTATAGAAGCACATAAATGGCCACCAACCCGATCGGCGCAATATGTAGCAGACTGACGCCCCGGAACTGGTTCAGTACCAGACTGTAAGTAATATTATTCAGCAGCGCGATAACGAATGGCACCGCGCAGAGCGAGATAACAGCCGTCCTTACGTACAGAACAAGACTTTGGAGCAGGCGGCGCTGCGGGTTCATAGGTGCGAAAGCGGACCCTGAAAGGCTTCCCCGAGCGGCAGCTTTGCCTTTACCGGCATTTGTCAGCGGCGGACCCCACTTATTGATTTTACGGACAGCGAGAACCGTCGCAACTGTAGGTGCGCTGATGGCTACCGCTAACGCGAGCGCCTGCTCAAATAGCGTGGGCTTCACCAGCAGCATTCCCGCGCTTCCAACCAGACCAAGCGCCCAGACGAGCAGCGTCAGCCATGGAATGAAGTAGGAAATCATCAGCGCAACCATTGCCACGGCTCCAATAACAGCGACCAGCTTGAAATAACGTTGGAATGGCGAATCAACTACATCAAAAGCGGTAGCCTGACCTAACGTAAAGCCATTGTTCTCGATCTTCTCCACTGCTCCGCCCGGCTGGCTTAAGCTGGTAATCAAATTCTCCAAAGAATCGTCGATCTGCGCCTTGTCCGTATTTCTCGTCGGTGCGGTATTCAGATAGAGCATGCGTATATTGCGGTCCTTGGTGGCAAGTGCGAAGCGGTCGGCAATAACATCGGGCTTCAGCGTTGAGTCGTTCTCGCTCAGCGAATACAGCCGGACCACATTGTAATCAAGCATATAGGCGAGCTTGTTGAACCCTTTTTGCTCCTGTTTGAGATTCTCAATGGTCGCTATGCCGATACCATGCTGTTTCAGCAGCTCGGCGAAGGAATTGAGACTATTTTTATCCTCGTTATCGTTGAATCCTTTAACCGAATCGCCCTCAAACAGGATGCGCTTAACATTAAGACTT includes these proteins:
- a CDS encoding DUF5693 family protein; protein product: MQHKWQHWNINSRKWLWIIVVIGLIAAFPVVYDRLQTEKSSKTVEIVFDYRDLVDAASYRSNPQNYLSEQLDRLKEAGVQSMAVYESTLGDYRKARRVMFWGAQDIANLTDSIIPENENYTYVLFTSKANSDELKPTIQNTFGSLGIATEDWSFRGQQGLIIKTPLEDALLKPMAPDEAALANLHNKGFQIVPRLVDTLPYNEEAMKQLIERFESLNVKRILFEGDSVKGFNDNEDKNSLNSFAELLKQHGIGIATIENLKQEQKGFNKLAYMLDYNVVRLYSLSENDSTLKPDVIADRFALATKDRNIRMLYLNTAPTRNTDKAQIDDSLENLITSLSQPGGAVEKIENNGFTLGQATAFDVVDSPFQRYFKLVAVIGAVAMVALMISYFIPWLTLLVWALGLVGSAGMLLVKPTLFEQALALAVAISAPTVATVLAVRKINKWGPPLTNAGKGKAAARGSLSGSAFAPMNPQRRLLQSLVLYVRTAVISLCAVPFVIALLNNITYSLVLNQFRGVSLLHIAPIGLVAIYVLLYRGDFALNKTGKLLRTPVTLAMVIAAAVLGVVGLYYLSRTGNSGTASSYELAFRNFMESAFGVRPRSKEFMLAHPLFILGAFLALKYRNAAYLMIVAVIGQLSMVDTFAHIHSPVLISLVRGLLGLGLGLILGVIAVIVWQIAEGCWKRWSPLLKK